The Streptomyces aurantiacus genome includes a region encoding these proteins:
- a CDS encoding DUF6049 family protein: MAEAADFQGTSPSPARRWLRRTGALLAGAPLLAGLLQLPWSPSSSAAESSAPAEVTGSRTVGVSLDSLSPRVPSDGDTLTVSGRIVNKGKQAVTDAHVGLRVGPKLEGRSAIDDAAKSNPYTGTEAGSKYVAKFAKLAPGVPQTFSISIPVDKLNLGADGVYQLGVTLTGRTAAAPYDQILGIERTFLPWQPEPAEKKTRTTYLWPLVSGSHMTAETGSNEQQTPLFKDDDDLAAEIAPGGRLEQLLSLGKDLDITWVVDPDLLASVDAMTRSYRVQVNGSSTTTTAGTHQAVAKEWLNELEKAVQGEEVVALPFADPDLASLAHNGTSVTGSLSHLKDATTVAGTTVKSILHVTPDTDYAWPVNGAIDPSIVKVATSAGADTVLSRSDSLEETGALPYTPSAARPIGGGTTAVVTDARLSTAFQGDMTVAGNSTLAVQRFLAQSLMLTRQAPDKQRSVVVAPQRMPTGSQAQTMAQALTALEDGNWSQSADLSAATKAKPDAGATTRIPSASAYPSSLRRQALPQSAFEQIEGTQKKLDSFQVILSDKSRVVTPFGRAMDRAMSTSWRGRAAEAATYRNSVEQYLVGLTEGVGLIKKSDAKLSGRSATIPVTVQNNLVQDVDHLVLRLTSTQPSRLSIGDGSYQERTVAVSGGHSQSVKFTTNAHANGRAEVVAQLFTKDGQAYGPEVTFDVKVTEITATVMLVIAGGVLLLVLAGFRMYTQRKREAARQAAQEAENAPRDDETEYVPADGAEAGADGGNRREKTSAAESGAHDPEHPSDPSPDTAPENTDPSGTGERVDR; encoded by the coding sequence GTGGCCGAGGCGGCAGACTTCCAGGGGACCAGTCCCTCACCTGCCCGCCGCTGGCTGCGGCGCACGGGAGCACTGCTCGCCGGGGCGCCTCTTCTGGCCGGTCTCCTCCAGCTGCCCTGGTCGCCGTCCTCGTCCGCGGCGGAGTCCAGCGCTCCCGCCGAGGTCACCGGCTCCCGCACGGTCGGCGTCTCCCTGGATTCGCTCAGCCCGCGTGTTCCCTCCGACGGCGACACGCTCACCGTCTCCGGCAGGATCGTCAACAAGGGCAAGCAGGCGGTCACGGACGCGCACGTCGGCCTGCGGGTGGGCCCGAAGCTGGAGGGTCGCTCGGCGATCGACGACGCCGCGAAGAGCAACCCGTACACGGGCACGGAAGCCGGCAGCAAGTACGTGGCGAAGTTCGCGAAACTGGCCCCGGGCGTCCCGCAGACCTTCAGCATCTCCATCCCCGTCGACAAGCTGAACCTGGGCGCCGACGGCGTCTACCAGCTGGGTGTCACACTCACCGGCCGGACCGCCGCCGCTCCGTACGACCAGATCCTCGGCATCGAACGGACCTTCCTGCCGTGGCAGCCGGAGCCCGCGGAAAAGAAGACCAGGACGACCTACCTCTGGCCACTGGTCTCGGGCTCCCACATGACGGCCGAGACGGGTTCGAACGAGCAGCAGACCCCGCTCTTCAAGGACGACGACGATCTGGCCGCCGAGATCGCCCCCGGCGGCCGCCTGGAGCAGCTCCTCAGCCTCGGCAAGGACCTCGACATCACCTGGGTCGTCGACCCGGACCTGCTGGCCTCCGTGGACGCGATGACGCGCAGCTACCGCGTCCAGGTGAACGGCTCCAGCACCACCACCACGGCCGGCACGCACCAGGCTGTGGCCAAGGAGTGGCTCAACGAACTGGAGAAGGCGGTCCAGGGCGAGGAAGTCGTCGCTCTCCCCTTCGCCGACCCGGACCTGGCGTCACTGGCTCACAACGGCACGAGTGTGACCGGGTCGCTGAGCCACCTCAAGGACGCCACCACCGTGGCCGGGACGACCGTGAAGTCCATCCTCCATGTGACGCCCGACACGGACTACGCCTGGCCCGTCAACGGCGCGATCGACCCGTCGATCGTCAAGGTCGCGACCTCGGCCGGCGCCGACACGGTCCTCTCCCGCAGCGACAGCCTGGAGGAGACCGGCGCACTTCCGTACACGCCCTCGGCGGCCCGGCCGATCGGCGGTGGCACCACCGCGGTGGTCACGGACGCCCGTCTGTCGACGGCGTTCCAGGGCGACATGACGGTGGCCGGCAACTCCACACTCGCCGTGCAGCGCTTCCTCGCCCAGAGCCTGATGCTCACACGCCAGGCTCCGGACAAGCAGCGCAGCGTCGTCGTGGCCCCGCAGCGCATGCCGACCGGCAGCCAGGCCCAGACGATGGCTCAGGCACTGACCGCCCTCGAGGACGGGAACTGGTCGCAGTCCGCCGACCTGTCCGCGGCCACCAAGGCCAAGCCGGACGCGGGCGCCACCACCCGGATCCCGTCGGCCTCCGCCTATCCCTCCTCGCTGCGCAGGCAGGCTCTGCCGCAGTCCGCCTTCGAGCAGATCGAGGGCACGCAGAAGAAGCTCGACAGCTTCCAGGTGATCCTTTCGGACAAGTCCCGTGTGGTCACCCCGTTCGGCCGGGCCATGGACCGGGCGATGTCCACTTCCTGGCGCGGGCGGGCCGCCGAAGCAGCGACGTACCGCAACAGTGTCGAGCAGTACCTCGTCGGGCTCACCGAGGGCGTCGGGCTGATCAAGAAGTCCGACGCGAAGCTCTCGGGCCGCAGCGCCACGATTCCCGTCACCGTGCAGAACAACCTCGTCCAGGACGTCGACCACCTGGTGCTGCGTCTGACGTCCACGCAGCCGAGCCGCCTCAGCATCGGTGACGGCTCCTACCAGGAGCGGACGGTCGCGGTCTCCGGCGGACACAGCCAGTCCGTGAAATTCACCACGAACGCGCACGCCAACGGCCGGGCCGAGGTGGTCGCCCAGTTGTTCACGAAGGACGGCCAGGCATACGGGCCCGAAGTCACCTTCGACGTGAAGGTCACCGAGATCACGGCCACCGTGATGCTGGTCATCGCCGGCGGAGTCCTGCTGCTCGTGCTCGCCGGATTCCGGATGTACACGCAGCGCAAGCGGGAAGCCGCCCGCCAGGCCGCGCAGGAAGCGGAGAACGCCCCCAGGGACGACGAAACGGAGTACGTCCCCGCCGACGGCGCGGAGGCCGGTGCCGACGGGGGGAACCGTCGAGAGAAGACGTCCGCCGCCGAGTCGGGCGCACATGACCCGGAGCACCCGAGTGACCCTTCACCGGACACCGCACCGGAAAACACCGACCCGTCCGGGACGGGTGAGAGAGTGGACCGTTGA
- a CDS encoding CCA tRNA nucleotidyltransferase gives MSNANEDSPSALNQVQSRAVSELLRVSPVADDLARRFQEAGFSLALVGGSVRDALLGRLGNDLDFTTDARPEDVLKIMRPWADSLWDVGIAFGTVGAQKDARVGDVDQSFQIEVTTYRSEAYDRTSRKPEVSYGDSIEEDLVRRDFTVNAMAVALPEKVFIDPHGGLDDLAARVLRTPGTPESSFSDDPLRMMRAARFGAQLDFEVAPDVVAAMKAMADRIEIVSAERVRDELNKLILSAHPREGLTLLVDAGLADRVLPELPALRLERDEHHRHKDVYDHTLIVLEQAMALEEAGPDLTLRLAALLHDIGKPRTRRFEQDGRVSFHHHEVVGAKMTKKRMTDLKYSNELVKDVSRLVELHLRFHGYGTGEWTDSAVRRYVRDAGPLLDRLHKLTRSDCTTRNKRKAATLSRAYDGLEERIAQLEEQEELDAIRPDLDGNQIMEVLGVGPGPAIGQAYKFLLELRLENGPMEYDAAVSALKEWWAEQS, from the coding sequence GTGTCGAATGCCAACGAAGACAGTCCCAGTGCGCTGAACCAGGTGCAGAGCCGCGCGGTGAGCGAGCTGCTGCGGGTGTCCCCCGTCGCCGATGACCTCGCCCGCCGATTCCAGGAGGCCGGGTTCTCTCTCGCCCTGGTAGGTGGCTCGGTCCGGGACGCCCTCCTCGGCCGGCTCGGCAACGACCTGGACTTCACGACGGACGCCCGCCCCGAGGACGTACTGAAGATCATGCGGCCCTGGGCCGATTCCCTGTGGGACGTCGGGATCGCCTTCGGCACGGTGGGGGCGCAGAAGGACGCTCGCGTCGGAGACGTGGATCAGAGCTTCCAGATCGAGGTGACGACGTACCGCTCGGAGGCGTACGACCGGACCTCGCGCAAGCCCGAGGTGTCCTACGGCGACTCCATCGAGGAAGACCTGGTCCGCCGTGACTTCACCGTGAACGCGATGGCCGTGGCACTGCCCGAGAAGGTGTTCATCGATCCGCACGGCGGGCTCGACGATCTCGCGGCCCGTGTTCTGCGGACCCCGGGCACTCCCGAGTCGTCCTTCTCCGACGATCCGCTGCGGATGATGCGGGCCGCGCGCTTCGGGGCGCAGCTCGACTTCGAGGTGGCGCCGGACGTCGTCGCGGCGATGAAAGCCATGGCCGACCGTATCGAGATCGTCTCGGCCGAGCGCGTGCGCGACGAGCTGAACAAGCTGATCCTCTCCGCGCACCCGCGCGAGGGGCTGACGCTGCTCGTCGACGCGGGGCTGGCCGACCGGGTGCTGCCCGAGCTGCCCGCACTGCGGCTGGAGAGGGACGAGCACCACCGGCACAAGGACGTCTACGACCACACGCTGATCGTCCTGGAGCAGGCCATGGCGCTGGAGGAGGCCGGTCCGGACCTCACACTGAGGCTGGCCGCGCTGCTGCACGACATCGGCAAGCCGCGCACCCGTCGCTTCGAGCAGGACGGGCGGGTCTCCTTCCACCATCACGAGGTGGTGGGCGCCAAGATGACCAAGAAGCGGATGACGGATCTCAAGTACTCCAACGAGCTCGTGAAGGACGTCTCGCGCCTGGTCGAGCTGCACCTGCGCTTCCACGGCTACGGCACCGGGGAGTGGACGGACTCGGCGGTCCGGCGGTACGTCCGTGACGCGGGTCCGCTCCTCGACCGTCTCCACAAGCTGACCCGCTCGGACTGCACGACGCGCAACAAGCGCAAGGCCGCCACCCTCTCCCGCGCGTACGACGGTCTGGAGGAGCGCATCGCCCAGCTCGAGGAGCAGGAGGAGCTGGACGCGATCCGGCCCGACCTCGACGGCAACCAGATCATGGAGGTCCTGGGCGTCGGTCCCGGCCCGGCGATCGGTCAGGCCTACAAGTTCCTGTTGGAACTGCGACTGGAGAACGGGCCGATGGAGTACGACGCGGCGGTGTCGGCACTCAAGGAGTGGTGGGCGGAGCAGAGCTGA
- a CDS encoding LppU/SCO3897 family protein: MTTPPPQGQNPFAQGQPPEGNPYGQQPPQGFPQQPNAPYAPVPPEPPKRNFKKYLRFGIVAIALIVAGAGWFASRDDAQSAKVGDCMSIGNPDSTTDPELEVVDCGNSKAAYKVEQKKTDDSGCDRTKYAEYTETGGSSDFTLCLSEYSSK; this comes from the coding sequence GTGACCACTCCGCCGCCCCAGGGCCAGAATCCGTTCGCTCAGGGGCAGCCGCCCGAGGGGAACCCGTACGGGCAGCAGCCTCCGCAGGGCTTCCCGCAGCAGCCCAACGCCCCGTACGCCCCGGTCCCGCCCGAGCCGCCGAAGCGCAACTTCAAGAAGTACCTGCGTTTCGGAATCGTGGCCATCGCCCTCATAGTCGCCGGTGCCGGCTGGTTCGCGAGCCGTGACGATGCCCAGAGCGCCAAGGTCGGCGACTGCATGAGCATCGGCAACCCGGACAGCACCACCGACCCGGAGCTCGAGGTCGTGGACTGCGGCAACTCCAAGGCCGCGTACAAGGTCGAGCAGAAGAAGACCGACGACTCGGGCTGCGACCGCACCAAGTACGCCGAGTACACCGAGACCGGCGGCAGCAGCGACTTCACTCTCTGCCTGTCGGAGTACTCCTCCAAGTAG